A single region of the Thermococcus paralvinellae genome encodes:
- a CDS encoding NfeD family protein, which translates to MDYFPILLLILGLLIIVLDMMVAAFITPIGIAFAVLGLLLGFGVNFNVAFVISLVAAVISYQLFARLIKKETVDIGKPKYTFELKGKKGKVKKIKGDEVWVELEGEEWLAKPLDNIKEGDDVVVVDVDGVKLIVRKA; encoded by the coding sequence ATGGACTATTTCCCTATTTTACTTTTAATTTTGGGCTTGTTGATCATAGTCCTTGACATGATGGTTGCAGCGTTTATAACACCGATTGGTATAGCATTTGCTGTTCTTGGTTTATTGCTTGGGTTTGGTGTAAATTTCAACGTAGCTTTTGTTATATCATTAGTTGCTGCTGTCATTAGTTACCAGCTCTTTGCTAGGTTAATAAAGAAAGAGACTGTAGATATTGGAAAGCCCAAATACACCTTTGAGCTTAAAGGAAAAAAAGGTAAAGTGAAAAAGATTAAAGGAGATGAAGTCTGGGTTGAGCTTGAAGGGGAAGAATGGCTCGCTAAACCTCTCGATAATATTAAAGAAGGAGATGACGTTGTTGTGGTTGATGTTGACGGTGTAAAGCTCATAGTTAGAAAAGCTTGA
- a CDS encoding DUF424 domain-containing protein, whose protein sequence is MKIYVKVYRVQGEILLAACDEELIGRTFREGGLKLEVKERFYKGELRDVEELEHLLKEATIANLVGERCVGKAIELGYVDKERVLYIQGVPHAQMAKMLW, encoded by the coding sequence ATGAAAATATACGTGAAAGTTTATCGTGTTCAAGGCGAAATTCTGCTGGCAGCATGTGATGAGGAGCTAATTGGTAGGACATTCAGAGAAGGTGGGCTTAAGTTGGAAGTTAAGGAAAGGTTCTACAAAGGTGAGCTTAGAGATGTTGAAGAACTTGAACATCTCTTAAAGGAGGCAACAATAGCAAACCTAGTTGGAGAAAGATGCGTTGGTAAAGCCATTGAGCTTGGCTATGTCGACAAAGAGAGAGTGCTTTACATCCAAGGGGTTCCCCATGCTCAGATGGCCAAAATGCTATGGTGA
- a CDS encoding 60S ribosomal export protein NMD3 codes for MSERFCYRCGISESEGGPLIDGLCQVCFRKENPVLLIENEINTELCQNCGSYKKRGAWVDPQNYELDQLIFEVAENALLENLAMDERIKEIRIIPKEELDEIEGLPVGVAYVSYEPVNWHIDYFPAIVIYELETKARIHEMQRELHHEKKTVTVYVRQTVCPRCQKFLGGYFEAILQVRAEDRELTKEERDEIVKLVQEKVDEIMKKDRMGFIQDTVELDEGVDFYMGSTRSARKLAQAIRDKYGGTISEAYELIGLDRQTSREVYRTSVSVRLPKFRKGDIVSDRNGNIYRVEEVNGKGMNLTNLATHESEHKDWKTIKREGVDLVEHEKREAMLTSLTPKEAQFMDMENYETFEIERPEIDLKEGEIYKLVKIKGKYYIESKKE; via the coding sequence ATGAGTGAGAGATTCTGCTATAGGTGTGGGATAAGTGAGAGTGAGGGCGGTCCTTTAATAGATGGGCTCTGTCAAGTCTGTTTTAGAAAAGAAAATCCTGTACTTTTAATAGAAAATGAAATTAACACTGAATTGTGCCAGAACTGTGGGAGTTATAAAAAGAGGGGGGCTTGGGTTGATCCTCAAAACTATGAACTTGACCAGCTTATCTTTGAAGTTGCTGAAAATGCTCTGCTTGAAAATCTTGCAATGGATGAGCGCATCAAAGAAATAAGAATAATCCCAAAGGAGGAACTTGATGAAATTGAAGGGCTCCCAGTTGGTGTTGCATACGTAAGTTACGAGCCGGTTAACTGGCACATTGACTACTTTCCAGCGATTGTAATCTATGAACTCGAAACAAAAGCTAGAATTCATGAAATGCAGAGAGAACTTCACCATGAAAAGAAGACTGTTACAGTTTATGTCAGGCAGACAGTTTGTCCGAGATGTCAAAAGTTTCTTGGAGGCTACTTCGAGGCTATTCTGCAAGTTAGAGCTGAGGACAGAGAGCTGACTAAGGAGGAGAGAGACGAAATTGTAAAGCTCGTCCAAGAGAAAGTGGATGAGATAATGAAGAAGGACAGGATGGGGTTTATTCAAGACACCGTTGAGCTTGATGAGGGTGTTGATTTCTACATGGGTTCAACTAGGTCGGCAAGAAAACTTGCTCAAGCAATAAGAGACAAATATGGTGGAACAATAAGTGAAGCCTATGAGCTCATTGGTCTTGACAGGCAGACGAGCAGAGAAGTTTATAGAACTAGTGTAAGTGTTAGACTTCCTAAGTTCAGAAAAGGGGACATCGTTAGTGACAGGAATGGGAACATATATCGTGTCGAAGAAGTTAATGGAAAAGGAATGAACCTCACAAACTTAGCAACCCATGAGAGTGAGCACAAAGACTGGAAGACTATAAAGAGAGAGGGTGTTGATTTAGTTGAACATGAAAAGAGGGAAGCGATGCTTACAAGCTTAACTCCTAAAGAAGCTCAATTCATGGATATGGAAAATTATGAAACATTTGAAATTGAAAGACCAGAGATTGATCTAAAGGAAGGAGAAATCTACAAGCTCGTGAAAATTAAAGGCAAATACTACATTGAGAGTAAAAAGGAATAA